The Rutidosis leptorrhynchoides isolate AG116_Rl617_1_P2 unplaced genomic scaffold, CSIRO_AGI_Rlap_v1 contig109, whole genome shotgun sequence genomic sequence GGGTATTGGATTATAGATTTTTCTTTTTCAGAATTTAATTCTTCATTTAATTTTTCTATAATATCTCTTCCTCCTAAGaaattttttcatttttattttctaATAGATCTTGAAGATTTTTGAGATAATTTTTTTCGAATAATGTATGCCTTTTGATTTATGTTAATTTATATATTCATTCATTATAGAAAACGATCCTTCAATAATTTTGTGATTTTCGATAATCATATTTTCTaagttatttagttttcatataatttatttttaatatcttttaaatcttcttttatttttaatatattagatGTTACGGCCATTATGTTATATAATTTctaattgtacttttaatatttttaaagtttTTAAATATTCTTTCTCATTTTTTAATATTTGTCTAGTATGTTCATATTGATTTATAAGACAATCAACATAATGTATTATTTTCATTTCATGATGTGCTTTAATTTGTTCTTGTAAATGTTGTATATTTCTTTCATAGACTTCTATCATACCTTTAGATATTAATATTTGTTGTTTTAATTCATTAATTTGATTACGTAAAATAGAATTAATAATGAAAgactttttaaattatttttctaaAATATAGGGTTGTTTTAAGTGCTGAGAGTATTTTAGATATTTTACTTTAATTTTTTGGCTAAATTAAAATGGTGTGGGGAGagttgatttgaaatggtgttgtTTTAGCATTCCTGCAAAAAATAAATGGCCCATTTCTGAAGATACGTAACCAGAAATCTTATTGATGTTTAAATATGCTTAAAATCAAGTTCAGATTAATCTTCCTTTGGAATCTCCCCAACTAGATTGTTTGAGGAAAGATCTAGTATACGCAGCCGTGTTAAGTTTCCGATCTCAGGTGGGATGATGCCACTAATATTATTCCCTGCGATACACAACATGGACAAATGTCGGGAACTTTCCCAGTTTGATGGGAACTGACCATTAAATGCATTGTGCTCTAAATTTAAATATTGCCGCTTCGGAAAGATGGAAAGAAATCCTGATATATTTCCAGAAAGCTGGTTTTCATGAGAATTGCCGATGATCAGAGTGGAGATAGACACATGGAATAATTAATCGATTTTATTAATTTGTCGAAATACGATATCTTTTCTTTTTGAAGGAAAAAATACGATATCTTTAAAATCGTATTTTgagataaaaaaaattattaatttaacgaggttatTAGTTTATCAAGTATTATATTATCGATGTTCGACTGTAATTACATATTAGTATATTATTAAAGTGCAGAGATTTGCTATGAAGACTACTGAATAGCCATAAGCATCAAATGACAAGTCTCGAGCTCCAGCCTATTACTCCTACACtgaaaaacatttaattaattCCGAAAAAACTAGCTAAAATGAACTGAAAATCTCGAATTCTTCCACTATTAATTAACAAATATACATACCTCCCAACAATAGGAAGTGAATGTTTCTGTCCTGTAAGAAAGTACTCAAGAAGCATAGTGAAAGCGACAGTAGTTCGTCGACAATATATTCATGATCATAAATATGTAATTCAAATTTAAGGACTGGAGAAATTAATTAAACATGCATGCACCACAAACAGAAATTCATAGAAAAACATAAACTACACCGTCATCATGACTTTCCATCACGGCGAAGGAGGAGGAGGAGAATTAATCTGATTAGTATTTTGGTCGTGTGAGATTGTGGCGTTTCCACTATTCTGGACATTGGTTGTGTTGCCATTTTCGGTAACATGTGTGCTGGTTTCACAACTGCTAGTTAGTGAGCCGCCACTATAACTTCCACCATTTTGAGCTGCATGACAGTTATTAGATTTTAGTTTTTATTGTCCTTCAGAAAAGGAAATTAACATGATGGTTTGTTGGATATTTTGGAAATTAATTTGTAGAACATAAAGATTCATTGCTATCATATTATAACTATTGGCAtgcaaatatttttttttcttttatgttAACAAGGGAGTATGATTAAGCAATATCATTGTTGGCTACAAAAATCAAAGAAGGAAATAATTTCCCTTGCCAATTGCTTTTTAAGTTAGCAATGCAATGGGCTAACTGATTACTAGATCTTGGCACAAAAGCTATCGTACATGATACAAATTCAGTTGCTAGAGTCCTAATCCTAGCTATGATCTCTCTGCACGACAAAAACGAGGGGCCGATGCTATTTGCATCGCTAACCACCATCAATGCATCAGATTCTAGTATCACATTCAAAAAGCCATAAGATTTTGCTAATAAAACTCCCTTTAGTAAAGCTACGGATTCGGCATAGGCAATGTACATGAGTCAAGGTTCGAACACAGATTGATAGCAAATAGTTTCTCCCACATGATCTCTCACAGCAATTCCCAGGTCCCAATAACCCAAATCCCTAAAAAGAGATGCATCCGTGTTAATCTTGAAAGTACCTAGTGGTGGAAGCCAGCGGTTGGGGGAGATAGTCTGGACTTGCGTCGGGCTGTCCGAGAGCTGAGCTACGTGACGGACCAGCAAAGAAGCAGAAAGGGGCGGTGCATGTTGAATTTGTATGACATAGAGGGCAGAAATGAAGAAGAAGAGAGCAGAGAAGAAAGCAGAAATGAAGAAGAAGAGAGCAGAGAAGAAAGCAGAAATGAAGAAGAAAGAAAGcagaatgaatgaagaagaagagaGCAGAATCACGTTGAAGGAGAGATAGAAAAGTGGGCTTGTCAAGTGGGCTGTCTCATAATGGACCAAGCTCTTGTGTTTGGGCCCCTGTGATGTGGTGAAGCCCAACTAATCTAAATCATCACATCAGCCATGCTTTGCTTCAGCTTCACGTCACCGGAAACTCAGGCAGCTCAGGCCATTCCGGCCTGACTCCCCACCATACCACAATCTCCTCACCATACCACAATCTCTTCTTTTCCACTAATTTCAGTTGATTTAGATTTGATTAGATTAAGCTACTGTTTATTCCATAACTATTAGAATAGAATCCAATGTAAAATTCTATTATAAATAACTTGTACAAGCTTTGCATTCCTTAATATAAAAAAAGGTTAATAGAAAACAGAGAGATCATCTCACCAGCTGTATGTTTTTCAATATGGTACCAGAGCCATAAGAGATTTCTCTTTTGCATATTAACTTTCATTCACAATCAACATCAAAATTCACTCAACTCAAAACAAATTCTTCTCACTCAAATCTGTATGACCTCTCAAGAACGTCTATAGAATCATCTGCTCAAACTTTGGATCTTTCACCAACCTCGGACTACTATGTCCATGCCAATGAGAGTCCATCTCTTGTGTTGGTTTCTCCTCCTATGGATGGTAACAACTACCATTCTTGGGCTCGCTCCATGATAATGGTGCTGCGCTCGAAAATCAAATTCAAATTTGTGGATGGAAGCATCAAAAAACCAGCAGCCAATGATGAGAAATTCCCTCACTGGGATCGCTGCAACATCATGGTTTCATGCTGGCTAATGAACTCTGTCATCCCTTCAATCAAACTGAGCATTTCAAGGTTCCAAACGGCTCAAGAAATGTGGAAAGACTTGCAATTAAGATTTGCAAGGGGAGATATCACAAGAATAGCAGATTTGCAGCAGGAAATATTCTCTCTTTCACAAGGAGACTTGAATGTCACAGACTACTACACGAAAATGAAAACACTATGGGACGAGTATGAAGATTTAAGGCCAATTCCAGACTGTGTATGTGAAAAAGCGTGCAGCTGTGAGCTAAGGCCAATCATGGTCTCATACTATCAAGCAGACAAGGTTATAAGATTTCTGAAGGGACTAAATGGAGTGTATGCTCACTCAAGGTCTCAGATAATGATGATGGAGCCATTACCTTCACTGCAAAAAGTCTTCTCGACCATAGCACGGTTTGAGAGGCAAAATGTGCCTCTCTTCGAGCAGCCAATATCCAGTCTTGCCGCCTACTCTTCTGCAAAAACTCAAAACCAGCAAAGCAACAATCAGACACAGTTCAAGAAGGCACCAGATGGCAGGCCAATATGTGCTCATTGTGGAAAAATTGGTCACATTGCCGCAAAGTGTTACAGAAAAGTTGGTTTTCCGCCCAACTTTAAATTCACAAAGAATGGGTCTGTAAATGCTGCAGATGCTGTTCAAGAAGGAAACAATGAAAAGACCACAATCTCCATCTCACAAGAGGAGTATGATAACCTGAAAAAGCAAGCTCAGATTTCACAAATCTAGACATCCTCCAGTAACATGGCAAGTACCTCACAAGCTTTCAATGGTAAGCTGAATGTTCTCACTTCTCAAAAATCTGTTTTTTGGCTATTGGATACAGGAGCTACTGATCACATTTGTTGTTCCAAAAATTCATTCAAATTTTTAAAACCTGTCTCAAATCATAAAATTCAGCTGCCAAACAAAGAGTTTATACCAATAACACACATAGGAACCATAGTCTTaacaccagaaatcacacttcagaATGTTTTATATGCTCCTGTTTTTGCTTTCAACTTGATTTCTGCAAATAGGTTAACACATGATTCTAATTGTGTAATAATGGTATACCCTAAAAAGTGTCTTGTGCAGGATTTGAAATCAATGAGGATGATTGGATCAGCTGATGAAAGGCAGAGATTATATTACATGAACTTGACAGAGTCTTTTGGAAATCATGATAGCTTTTCTAGTAAAAAATCTTCCTCTGTCAATGTAGTGTCTAATGAAATTAAGAAAACTTTTGATGTGTGGCATTTTAGACTAGGACATCCGTCTAATGCCAGATTACCTTCCTTTAAGCAAATCAATGAAAAGATAAATTTCAATCATGATCATGTGTGTGAGATATGTCATTTTGCTAAACAAAGGAAGTTATCATTTTCTATCAGTCAATCTTTTGTCAAGGAGTCTTTTGATTTAATCCACATGGATATATGGGGACCGGTTGCATCTTCCATACATGGATACAGATATTTTTTGACTATTGTTGATGATTTTAGTAGACACACTTGGATATACTTGATGAAACAAAAATCAGAAACACGAACATTGATTTCACAGTTTTATAAAATGATTCAAATCCATTTCAAGAAAAACATCAAAACCATCAGAAGTGATAATGGTCAGGAATAAAAATTGTGAATTATATGCATCAAATGGGATTTTATATCAAACTTCTTGTGTTGAGACCCCTGAACAAAATGGGAAAGTTGAGCGAAAGCATCAACACATTTTAAATATCGGAAGAGCTCTACTATTTCAAAGTAAATTACCTTTGAAATTTTGGAGCTTTGCCATTTCACATGCAGTTCATCTAATAAACAGAACTCCCACTCCTCTTTTGAAAGATAAAACTCCTTTTGAGCTTTTGTACAACAAAATACCTGACTTATCACATCTGAAGGTTTTCGGTTGTTTGTGTTTTACATCAACTTTACACAGAAATAAAACCAAATTCACTCCAAGATCATCTAAGTGTGTATTGCTAGGTCATCAATCAGGAACAAAGGGATACAAGGTTCTAAATTTAGACAATCATAGTATTCAggtcagcatgcataccattttctacGAGCATATTTTTCCATATAATGGACCTCACATGGATCTAGATAGCATAGTCTTACCTTTTCCTTCAGTAGAGTCCAGTGAGTCTTATGAAGATGACTTAGAAAATATTGATGCTGATTTCTTGTCATCCTTAGGACCTCCAACTAAGATTTTACCTGAGCCCTTAGAAAACACAAAATGCATAGAGCCTGTAGAAAATGAAAATGAACAACCACAAGTTAGGAGATCGACCAGGACCAGATTCACACCTAGACTTTTGCAGGAATATCATTGTAATCTAATCAAAGCTTTGTCTCAGCAAGATCATCTTTCGGTCCTCAAGGATTCCAAATCCATCTCAATCACAGGTAGTCCTCATCCTATTCTCAATCATTTTTCTCATTCTAAAATGTCTCGTAACCATCTAGCTTTTACACTCAAAATTTGTTGTGAAAAAGAGCCATACACATACAATCTAGCAATGGAAAGTGAGAATTGGCAGAATGCCATTGAAAGCGAATTGAGGGCTTTATCTGACAATGGAACATGGGAAATATCTGACTTGCCTAAAGGTAAACATGCTATCGATTGTAAATGGGTTTTCAAGCTTAAACACAAATCAGACGGATCAATAGAGAGACACAAAGCACGTCTAGTGGCAAAGGGCTATACTCAAAAGGAGGGGTTGGACTATTATGAGACTTTTTCGCCAGTGGCGAAATTCACTACAATTCGTGTACTACTCACCATTGCTGCAGCAAAGAATTGGCATCTTGCCCAACTCGACATCAATAACGCTTTTCTTCATGGTGATCTAGACGAAGAAGTATATATGAAGCCTCCTCCTGGATCCAACATCCCACCTGGAAAAGTGTGTAGGCTAATTAAATCCCTTTATGGGTTAAAGCAAGCCAGTAGACAATGGAATTCCAAATTGACCCACTCATTAATAGATTTTGGCTACACACAATCAAGTTCTGATTATTCTCTCTTCATCAGAACTACAGGTCAATCCTTTACTGCTGTTTTGGTCTATGTAGATGATTTAATTATAGCTGGAAATGATGATCAATTTATTGTTGAGACAAAGGAATTTCTACACCAGACATTCAGCATAAAAGATTTGGGAGTCCTAAAATATTTTCTAGGATTTGAAATTTCAAGATCCAAACAGGGGATACACATGTGCCAAAGAAAGTATGCATTAGAGCTACTTACTGAGTTTGGATTTTTGGGTTGCAAGGCATCTCCCACGCCTATGTTGCATTCACTGGAATTCCCAGAAAATTCTCCACCACTGGAGGATCCTTCTGTTTATCGAACATTGATCGGCAAGCCATTATACCTGACACACACAAGACCGGATATTTCTCAATCTACTCAATTTTTATCACAATTTCTGTCAAATCCAACTCAGGCACATTTACAAGCAGGAAACAGAGTTTTGCGTTACCTGA encodes the following:
- the LOC139881070 gene encoding uncharacterized protein, encoding MVLRSKIKFKFVDGSIKKPAANDEKFPHWDRCNIMVSCWLMNSVIPSIKLSISRFQTAQEMWKDLQLRFARGDITRIADLQQEIFSLSQGDLNVTDYYTKMKTLWDEYEDLRPIPDCVCEKACSCELRPIMVSYYQADKVIRFLKGLNGVYAHSRSQIMMMEPLPSLQKVFSTIARFERQNVPLFEQPISSLAAYSSAKTQNQQSNNQTQFKKAPDGRPICAHCGKIGHIAAKCYRKVGFPPNFKFTKNGSVNAADAVQEGNNEKTTISISQEEYDNLKKQAQISQI